The Metabacillus sediminilitoris genome window below encodes:
- the ytzI gene encoding YtzI protein, which yields MAIFLIVSLVIIFIILLLSLTTTSKAYQYKHTIDPVDHHTAVNDINNQENDNKQE from the coding sequence ATGGCGATTTTTTTGATTGTAAGCTTAGTCATTATCTTTATTATCTTATTATTAAGTTTAACCACTACATCGAAAGCATACCAATATAAACACACAATTGACCCAGTTGATCACCATACAGCTGTTAACGATATAAATAATCAAGAAAATGATAATAAACAAGAGTAG
- a CDS encoding DNA mismatch repair protein, whose translation MSIEIKREDIIQHGLNVLQLVGSHYICKVCINSGNSCCKGCEFLKDGFGCQKRNTSCTAWLCGLQKFFLNEIGLLDEWENLWEQVPGQWFRRDNTPETIKIKSLLNIEQLDSKVGKLIATKLELFVKEGGNVDKLERKLNLDFELRNSDNIHPLYRRH comes from the coding sequence TTGAGTATAGAAATAAAGAGGGAAGACATTATCCAACATGGTTTGAACGTACTTCAATTAGTTGGGTCACATTATATTTGCAAGGTTTGTATTAATAGTGGAAACTCCTGTTGTAAAGGGTGTGAGTTTTTAAAAGACGGTTTTGGTTGTCAGAAAAGAAATACAAGTTGTACTGCCTGGTTATGTGGTTTACAAAAATTCTTTTTAAATGAAATTGGATTGTTAGATGAGTGGGAAAACTTATGGGAACAGGTCCCTGGACAATGGTTTCGTAGAGATAACACCCCAGAAACGATAAAAATAAAATCATTACTTAATATTGAACAGCTAGATAGTAAAGTGGGAAAATTGATAGCTACAAAGTTAGAATTATTTGTAAAAGAGGGAGGAAATGTAGATAAGTTAGAAAGAAAGTTGAACCTAGATTTTGAGCTTAGAAATTCAGATAATATTCATCCTTTATATAGAAGGCACTAG
- a CDS encoding SulP family inorganic anion transporter: protein MQHKWFFTGRYNGYSLPNFQKDLLSGLVVGVIAIPLGMAFAIASGVKPEYGIYTTIIAGILISLFGGSKYQIGGPTGAFIPILFGIVMTYGYENLLIAGFFAGIILFLMGIFRLGSLIKFIPRPVTIGFTSGIAVIIFVGQIANFLGLTGVEKHENFLSNFREIIIHIHSINFYSVLTAGICLIAVLLTPKLFPKVPGPLIGLLFSTVIASIFYPNQVATIGSTFGEIPSTLPHFEVPEMTFERVQQLIGPAFVIALLGGIESLLSAVVADGMTNSKHNSNRELVGQGIANMITPLFGGIPATGAIARTATNIKNGAVSPLSGIIHGIVVLIVLVLLAPYASSIPLASMAPILMVVAWNMSERHVFYHVLKTKTEDSFVLVVTFLLTVFVNLTVAVEVGLLLAVVLFTKRMSDIMVTLKALPNPNNKHEKMESHMVTDVRDCPQISIYNVEGPLFFGAAQAFEQSIMNTINYKPRVLLLRMGKVPFMDTTGESYLSSIIKDFSKHGVVLISGIKPQPKSLLVKTGLFEYIGEERFFDHTGNALDFGLEHLNKDKCLGCKHFAFRECTVFSGEYEHI, encoded by the coding sequence ATGCAACATAAATGGTTTTTTACTGGGAGATATAATGGGTATTCTTTACCGAATTTTCAGAAAGACCTTTTGTCTGGTCTTGTCGTTGGTGTAATTGCTATACCTTTAGGTATGGCGTTTGCAATTGCTTCTGGAGTTAAACCGGAATATGGAATTTACACCACAATCATTGCAGGAATTTTAATTTCTCTGTTTGGTGGGTCAAAGTACCAAATTGGTGGACCTACAGGAGCTTTTATTCCTATTTTATTTGGAATTGTCATGACTTATGGGTATGAAAACTTATTAATTGCTGGATTTTTTGCAGGTATTATACTATTTTTAATGGGAATCTTTAGACTGGGTTCATTGATTAAATTTATTCCAAGGCCAGTGACAATAGGTTTCACATCAGGAATAGCCGTTATTATTTTTGTTGGTCAAATTGCTAATTTTCTAGGCCTTACAGGGGTAGAAAAACATGAAAACTTTTTAAGTAATTTTAGAGAAATTATCATACACATTCATTCCATTAACTTTTATAGTGTTTTAACTGCTGGAATATGTCTTATTGCCGTCTTATTAACACCCAAACTTTTTCCTAAGGTTCCAGGTCCACTTATAGGATTACTATTTTCTACAGTGATAGCCAGCATATTTTATCCTAATCAAGTAGCTACAATTGGCTCTACATTTGGTGAAATTCCAAGTACCTTACCCCATTTTGAGGTACCTGAAATGACTTTTGAACGCGTACAACAATTAATTGGACCAGCTTTTGTAATTGCATTGCTTGGGGGTATTGAATCTTTATTATCTGCAGTGGTTGCTGATGGTATGACAAATAGTAAGCATAATAGTAATCGAGAATTAGTGGGGCAAGGTATCGCTAATATGATTACTCCTTTATTTGGTGGAATTCCTGCAACAGGAGCCATAGCAAGAACAGCTACAAATATCAAAAATGGTGCTGTCTCACCACTTTCCGGAATAATACATGGAATTGTAGTTTTGATAGTATTAGTACTTCTTGCTCCTTATGCTTCAAGTATCCCTTTAGCCAGTATGGCACCAATATTAATGGTAGTAGCTTGGAACATGAGTGAGAGACATGTATTTTATCACGTGTTAAAAACAAAAACGGAAGATTCATTTGTACTAGTTGTTACCTTTTTATTAACTGTTTTTGTTAATCTTACAGTTGCTGTTGAAGTAGGTCTTTTATTAGCAGTAGTTTTATTTACAAAGCGAATGAGTGATATTATGGTAACACTCAAGGCACTACCTAACCCAAACAATAAACATGAAAAGATGGAATCTCACATGGTGACAGATGTTCGTGACTGTCCTCAAATTAGTATTTATAATGTAGAAGGTCCTTTATTTTTTGGGGCTGCTCAAGCGTTTGAGCAATCAATAATGAATACAATCAATTACAAACCGAGGGTTTTACTCTTAAGAATGGGGAAAGTCCCTTTTATGGATACAACCGGTGAATCTTATTTATCAAGTATCATAAAGGATTTTTCCAAACATGGGGTTGTATTGATCTCTGGTATTAAACCTCAACCTAAAAGCTTGTTAGTAAAGACAGGTTTATTTGAATATATAGGAGAAGAACGATTTTTTGATCATACTGGAAATGCTTTAGATTTTGGACTTGAACATTTAAATAAAGATAAATGTCTTGGATGCAAACATTTTGCTTTTAGGGAATGTACAGTCTTTTCGGGTGAATACGAGCACATTTAA
- a CDS encoding ArsR/SmtB family transcription factor has product MNLEMQQFKAEFFKALAHPLRIRILELLADGDKNVNEIQNLVGSEGSAVSQQLTVLRAKNIVTGTKDGNRVIYSLRDPMIIELLSVARQIFNNHLVDAISMLDKFNDTDNEK; this is encoded by the coding sequence TTGAACTTAGAAATGCAACAGTTTAAAGCTGAATTTTTTAAAGCTCTTGCCCATCCTCTTAGGATAAGAATTCTTGAACTTTTAGCAGACGGAGACAAAAATGTAAATGAAATTCAGAATCTTGTGGGTAGTGAAGGTTCAGCAGTATCACAACAATTAACAGTTTTGAGAGCCAAAAATATAGTTACAGGTACCAAAGATGGTAATCGTGTAATCTATTCTTTAAGAGATCCAATGATTATTGAGCTGCTCAGTGTTGCTCGTCAAATATTTAATAATCATCTTGTTGATGCGATATCAATGTTAGATAAATTTAATGATACAGATAATGAGAAATAA
- a CDS encoding zinc ribbon domain-containing protein YjdM — protein sequence MVDVPNCPKCNSEYTYEDGSLFVCPECAYEWNLLEKETDNSEDKKIFKDANGNILNDGDSVTVIKDLKVKGSSLVVKIGTKVKNIRLVEGDHDIDCKIDGIGAMQLKSEFVKKI from the coding sequence ATGGTTGATGTGCCAAATTGCCCTAAATGTAATTCAGAATACACTTACGAAGATGGAAGTCTTTTTGTTTGCCCAGAATGTGCTTATGAGTGGAATTTATTGGAAAAAGAAACTGATAATAGTGAAGATAAAAAGATTTTCAAAGATGCAAATGGAAATATCTTAAACGATGGTGATTCTGTAACAGTTATCAAAGACCTTAAAGTAAAAGGAAGTTCATTAGTCGTAAAAATAGGTACAAAAGTAAAAAATATACGTTTGGTTGAAGGAGATCATGATATCGATTGCAAAATTGATGGTATTGGGGCTATGCAATTAAAATCTGAATTTGTTAAAAAGATATAA
- a CDS encoding IS3 family transposase, with protein MQYYNQIRIQQKLNYLSPIDFLFYRFYLLCQRNSFI; from the coding sequence ATGCAATACTATAATCAAATACGTATTCAGCAAAAATTAAACTACCTGTCTCCAATAGATTTCCTATTTTATCGATTTTACTTATTGTGCCAACGGAACAGTTTTATTTAA
- a CDS encoding NAD(P)-dependent oxidoreductase, whose product MKKDDIIASVIFVFYVLHDRHHVTVLVRTPEKIQINNENLTIIQGNVLNKDDIVRAMHGIDVVISALNTDGTTTLSESMPLIIEAMENEGIQRIITIGTAGILQSRTTPNSLRYQSSESKRKSTRAAKEHPKVYDMLKQSTLEWTIVCPTYLPDGESLGKYRVDRNFLPEGGVEISVPDTAEFTFNQIKSSDYIKSRVGIAY is encoded by the coding sequence TTGAAAAAAGACGATATAATAGCTAGTGTAATATTTGTATTCTATGTCCTTCATGACAGACATCATGTTACTGTATTAGTTCGCACTCCAGAGAAGATTCAAATAAATAATGAAAATTTAACTATTATTCAAGGTAATGTTTTAAATAAAGATGATATCGTACGTGCAATGCATGGGATTGATGTAGTTATTAGTGCACTAAATACTGATGGGACAACTACTTTATCAGAAAGTATGCCACTCATTATCGAAGCAATGGAAAACGAAGGTATACAACGAATTATAACTATAGGAACTGCAGGTATCCTGCAAAGTAGAACCACCCCAAATTCACTGCGTTATCAGTCAAGTGAATCAAAGCGTAAGTCAACCCGTGCAGCGAAAGAACATCCTAAGGTTTACGATATGCTTAAACAATCAACACTCGAATGGACGATTGTCTGTCCTACGTATTTGCCGGATGGAGAAAGTTTAGGTAAATATCGTGTAGACCGTAATTTTTTGCCGGAGGGTGGAGTTGAAATATCCGTGCCGGATACAGCAGAATTTACATTTAACCAGATAAAAAGTAGCGATTATATAAAATCACGTGTAGGTATCGCCTACTAA
- a CDS encoding IS110 family RNA-guided transposase, translating to MDVIIERACGMDVHKDSITACILTPEGKEIQTFSTKTVFLLKLLDWIKEHNCSHVAMESTSVYWKPIVNLLESEGIEFLVVNAQHIKAVPGRKTDVNDAEWIAKLLRHGLIKASYIPNRDQRELRELVRYRRSIIQERARQQNRIQKVLEGANIKLGSVVSQIKGVSAMEMLRAIADGEDDPVKLASFARRTLKKKKEELELALRGYISPHQRMMLKTIITHIDFLTDQIEKLDNEIAERMSSYQDDVERLDSIPGVATRMAEQILAEIGTDVKNQFPSAAHMCSWAGLVPGQNESAGKRKSSKTKKGNKYLKSALQEAAHSVRGSKNYLGALYRRTAARKGTKRAAIVVSHAILRICYYLLTRKEMYVDLGEDYFDKQRAQSIVRHSLRRLESLGYTVSLTETEAS from the coding sequence ATGGATGTAATCATTGAACGAGCATGTGGGATGGACGTTCATAAAGACTCTATCACCGCATGTATTCTTACACCAGAAGGAAAGGAGATTCAAACTTTTTCAACGAAAACCGTGTTTTTGTTAAAACTATTAGACTGGATTAAGGAACACAATTGTTCTCATGTTGCCATGGAAAGCACCAGCGTATACTGGAAGCCAATTGTGAATTTACTAGAAAGTGAGGGAATTGAATTTTTAGTAGTCAATGCACAACACATTAAAGCTGTTCCTGGACGGAAAACTGATGTAAATGATGCTGAGTGGATTGCGAAGCTTCTTCGTCATGGATTAATAAAAGCTAGCTATATTCCCAATCGAGATCAAAGAGAATTACGAGAATTAGTTCGATACCGTAGAAGTATCATTCAAGAACGGGCGAGACAACAAAATCGAATCCAAAAAGTGTTAGAAGGTGCTAACATTAAACTGGGTTCAGTTGTGTCACAAATTAAGGGTGTTTCCGCTATGGAGATGCTTCGTGCGATTGCTGATGGAGAAGATGATCCCGTAAAGCTCGCAAGCTTCGCTCGCAGAACATTGAAAAAGAAAAAAGAGGAACTAGAGTTAGCATTACGAGGCTACATTAGCCCTCATCAGCGAATGATGCTTAAAACAATTATCACTCACATTGATTTTCTTACAGATCAAATCGAGAAGCTTGATAATGAAATTGCAGAAAGAATGAGTTCTTATCAAGATGACGTTGAACGTTTAGATTCAATTCCAGGTGTCGCTACCCGTATGGCAGAACAGATTCTAGCTGAGATTGGAACTGATGTTAAAAATCAATTTCCAAGCGCTGCTCATATGTGTTCTTGGGCAGGGTTAGTTCCAGGACAAAACGAAAGTGCTGGTAAAAGAAAATCTTCCAAAACTAAGAAAGGGAATAAATATTTAAAATCAGCCTTACAAGAAGCAGCTCACTCAGTAAGAGGATCTAAAAACTACCTTGGGGCATTGTATCGACGTACAGCTGCCCGCAAGGGTACAAAACGCGCTGCTATTGTTGTCTCTCATGCCATATTGCGAATATGTTACTATCTTTTAACACGAAAAGAAATGTATGTAGACTTAGGTGAAGACTACTTTGATAAACAAAGAGCACAATCAATTGTACGTCATTCGCTTCGACGACTTGAAAGCTTAGGCTACACCGTTTCGCTGACAGAAACAGAAGCATCCTGA
- a CDS encoding CBO0543 family protein, producing MERIILWSLLIIGITLFFYSLRKTPIKDLILIFLLTSYFTIFLGVLVVEEKMIEYPISFLSNYFSSSLLYEYLLLPVVCIYFYQATNYSRYPSIILKCALYTSVLTSIEVLLERYTDLIEYHTWTWIHTFISIFFLMMFIRILMKLINRHDR from the coding sequence ATGGAAAGAATCATTTTATGGTCACTGCTCATAATAGGAATCACCTTATTCTTTTATAGTTTAAGAAAAACACCAATCAAAGATTTGATTTTAATTTTCTTATTGACCTCTTATTTCACAATATTTCTTGGTGTTCTTGTTGTAGAAGAAAAAATGATCGAATATCCAATAAGCTTTTTAAGTAACTATTTCAGTTCTAGCCTTCTTTATGAATATCTTTTACTACCAGTTGTCTGTATTTACTTTTATCAAGCAACTAATTATTCAAGATATCCTAGCATTATTCTAAAATGTGCATTGTATACATCTGTTTTAACGAGCATTGAGGTTCTTTTGGAAAGATATACTGATTTAATTGAATATCATACTTGGACATGGATACACACGTTTATCAGTATCTTTTTTCTAATGATGTTTATCCGTATCCTTATGAAATTAATTAACAGACATGATAGATAA
- the psiE gene encoding phosphate-starvation-inducible protein PsiE, protein MREMWRITSQKAIFEFSKLPDIRTAVPSILQFSLNVALSILATVLCILMAKEIFYFVEFIVTSETPNFQHFLEQILVFFLYFEFISMIVKYFRENYHFPMRYFLYIGITAMLRLIIVDHHDPFNTLIHAFVILILILSYNIINNTPARKSLNNK, encoded by the coding sequence ATGAGAGAGATGTGGAGAATTACCTCGCAAAAAGCGATTTTTGAGTTTAGTAAACTTCCGGATATTCGTACCGCTGTCCCATCAATATTACAATTCAGCTTAAATGTAGCATTAAGCATACTTGCGACGGTTTTATGTATTTTAATGGCTAAAGAAATCTTTTATTTTGTAGAATTCATTGTCACATCTGAAACACCCAATTTTCAACATTTCCTCGAACAGATCCTTGTCTTTTTTCTCTATTTTGAATTTATCTCAATGATTGTAAAATATTTCCGCGAGAACTACCATTTTCCGATGCGATACTTTCTCTACATTGGCATTACAGCAATGCTCCGCTTAATTATTGTTGATCACCACGACCCATTCAATACATTAATACATGCTTTCGTTATCCTCATTTTAATTTTGAGCTACAATATTATTAACAATACACCTGCCAGGAAATCCCTCAATAATAAATAA